Within the Vagococcus carniphilus genome, the region TCAACAGCTTTGAAATTTTCAATAATACTAATTCCCGTTGTGCCGCCTCCCACATCAATAACTGCGCCTTTATCAAGATTAAGCAGACAAGCTGCTGCTGATGGCTCATCAACAACAGTTGTCACTGTTAATCCTGCTGATTCTAAAACGTTAGAGACTACTTTATAATCGTTTCCCAGAGTTCCTGGTGGTACTGCTGTTGCTGCCTCAGTTAATTCAACACCTAAAACCTCTTCAGCTTCTTGAACTAATCGAGTCACAATCTGAACTGCCTCAATATAATTGACTACAAGTCCATCTCGAACAACCTCAGCAAATTCAAAACTTCCATATACTGGATTATTTTCTTCATCTAGGATAGCTAAAACGATTGAAGACGTTCCTAAATCGACTCCTACTTTCAAAGATCCTTTCTTATCAAATGGGTTATGCTTTTTAGTATTTACAATATCATTAAATGCTTTTAATGTTTTGTTTACGTCTTTTAAATCAACCATAATATCCTCCTAAAATCTTCTTATTGTGATGCCCAGTCAGCTGGGTAGGTAACGTAGACGAATCTAGCGTCTCCTTCAACTGAGAATTGGATACTACTGCTTTTTGGAATAAATAAAATTTCTCCAGGTCCAGCAGATATTTTACGGCCATCAACAATAACAGTTAATGTTCCTTCTATAATATAGTCTACTTCATCATACTCTAAAGTCCAATCAAAAGTTGTATCTTTCATTACCATTAGGCCACAACCTAAACGAGGACTTTCTTCTAAAGTAACTAAATCTTTACAGTAAACCACATCAGATGGTGTACCCGTATCTAAACGATCATTTTCATCTACTTCAAGTAATGGCAATTTTACAGATAAAACACCACTTGGGTCAACATTTTTAGTAAATTGTGATAATGAAGACATTTTTTCCATTAATACTTGACGAACTACATCTTCAATAATATTTTTTTGATTTTCATCCATTATTTACTCACCTCAGCAACAACTTCTTCTTTTTTAGTTGTTTTATTTGAAATAAAGATTGCTACAAAAATAGCTGTAATACCTCCAACTAATTTACCAACAATCATTGGGAAGATCATTTCTTTAGCCACTCCAGCTGTAAATCCTAAGTGGTCTCCTAATACGAATGATGCTGATACAGCAAATGCCACGTTAATGATTTTTCCACGTGCATCCATGTCTTTCATTGTTTGGAACATAGCAATATTGTTTGCTAAAGTAGCAATTAAACCAGCAGCTGCT harbors:
- the eutJ gene encoding ethanolamine utilization protein EutJ, with the protein product MVDLKDVNKTLKAFNDIVNTKKHNPFDKKGSLKVGVDLGTSSIVLAILDEENNPVYGSFEFAEVVRDGLVVNYIEAVQIVTRLVQEAEEVLGVELTEAATAVPPGTLGNDYKVVSNVLESAGLTVTTVVDEPSAAACLLNLDKGAVIDVGGGTTGISIIENFKAVETMDEPTGGTHMSLVLAGYHKVSVKEAELIKRDREQEKTTFMIIKPVVDKMADITKQFLSEYPVEPLFVVGGASYFDEFAAVFSKYLGKDVKRPDYPQFVTPIGIAIASKQ
- a CDS encoding cupin domain-containing protein, producing MDENQKNIIEDVVRQVLMEKMSSLSQFTKNVDPSGVLSVKLPLLEVDENDRLDTGTPSDVVYCKDLVTLEESPRLGCGLMVMKDTTFDWTLEYDEVDYIIEGTLTVIVDGRKISAGPGEILFIPKSSSIQFSVEGDARFVYVTYPADWASQ